In the Brachyhypopomus gauderio isolate BG-103 chromosome 4, BGAUD_0.2, whole genome shotgun sequence genome, one interval contains:
- the cept1a gene encoding choline/ethanolaminephosphotransferase 1a: MSSGSLRSRPGPTEGDVRSDAGTAPVGEEGGGPGVLGRLSSLAGTRLSWQQLEGLKEHRYSSTGTSLLEPVMQPFWCWLVQQMPLWMAPNLITIVGLATNAITTLILVYHCPTATEQAPTWAYLACALGLFIYQSLDAIDGKQARRTNSSTPLGELFDHGCDSLSTVFVILGTCITAQLGSHPDWMFFCCLAGMFMFYCAHWQAYVSGTLRFGIIDVTEVQFFIIVLYLLAAIGGTELWQYVVPVLNIQMKIIPAIFTLLGAIFSCTNYFRVIFAGGVGKNGSTVAGTSVLSPAFHIAMVIVLALAVYRTSPEQVFETQPCLFVLAFGFVSAKITNKLVVAHMTRSELPRADVAFAGPLLLLLSQGLHEFLCQHLLLWVTLGLSGLDLVCYCVSVCNQIATHLNIRVFSIEIKESSTSQQDCNHH, from the exons ATGAGCTCAGGCTCTCTCAGATCGCGCCCCGGTCCCACCGAGGGCGACGTGCGGTCAGACGCCGGCACGGCTCCTGTAGGTGAGGAAGGGGGCGGTCCTGGGGTCCTTGGAAGGCTGTCATCGTTGGCAGGGACACGGTTGTCCTGGCAGCAGTTGGAGGGGCTGAAGGAGCATCGCTACAGCAGCACTGGGACGTCCCTGCTGGAGCCCGTCATGCAGCCGTTCTGGTGTTGGCTGGTGCAGCAAATGCCCCTGTGGATGGCGCCCAACCTCATCACCATCGTGGGCCTGGCCACCAACGCCATCACCACACTCATCCTCGTCTACCACTGTCCCACGGCCACCGAACAg GCACCTACCTGGGCATACCTGGCATGTGCCCTGGGTCTTTTCATCTACCAATCACTAGATGCCATTGATGGTAAACAGGCACGAAGGACAAATAGCAGCACTCCGCTGGGCGAGCTCTTTGACCACGGCTGCGACTCTCTctccactg TGTTTGTCATCCTGGGTACGTGTATCACGGCCCAGCTGGGCTCCCACCCTGACTGGATGTTCTTCTGCTGTTTGGCTGGTATGTTCATGTTCTACTGCGCCCACTGGCAGGCCTACGTCTCCGGGACGCTGCGTTTTGGCAT CATCGATGTGACCGAGGTCCAATTCTTCATTATTGTCCTGTACCTGCTGGCTGCCATCGGAGGGACGGAGCTCTGGCAATATGTG GTTCCAGTGCTTAATATCCAGATGAAGATCATTCCTGCGATTTTCACTCTGCTAGGAGCCATTTTCTCCTGTACAAATTACTTCCGGGTCATATTCGCGGGTGGAGTAGGCAAAAACGGGTCTACCGTCGCA GGTACGAGTGTCCTGTCTCCAGCGTTCCATATTGCCATGGTAATCGTCTTGGCCTTGGCCGTCTACAGGACGTCTCCGGAACAAGTCTTTGAGACACAACCCTGTCTCTTCGTCTTGGCATTCGGCTTTGTCTCTGCCAAGATCACAAACAAACTGGTG GTTGCCCATATGACCAGGAGCGAACTCCCCAGAGCAGACGTGGCGTTCGCAGGGCCCCTTCTCCTCCTGCTCAGCCAGGGTCTCCACGAGTTCCTCTGCCAACACTTGCTCCTCTGGGTTACCCTG GGGCTGTCCGGGCTCGACCTGGTGTGCtactgtgtcagtgtgtgtaacCAGATTGCCACACACCTCAACATCAGAGTATTCAGCATTGAGATAAAGGAGTCTTCCACATCACAGCAAGACTGCAACCACCActaa
- the dennd2da gene encoding DENN/MADD domain containing 2Da isoform X3 has translation MKAVATGGRQDGSPHRSAFLAGEDEEQERGGMKRLSTMWSSLRLKMNREKMPKEAALPEGTQPLAVEDRPKDQRYSSGQFFFEYLVVVSLKNTNGGVYEPVISYQFPKRDGMVRFQREEEEKTLKAITLFCFPEDISWAPLTEYRSETFSFVLTEVDGSRRNGYCRRLLPHGNGARPPEAYCIISKLACFGLFSKIFDEVEKRRQISKAMIYPFMQSLREAPFPAPGNTVKIKSFIPDSGTEIISLTRPTDSWLEHVDFRTLFRCLSDEEVLQVFAATVLERRIIFIAEELGTLSQVIHAVSVLLYPFIWQHTLISIVPEILIDVVMAPTPYLLGVQKRLADQVTDQTDVSTDLLAVDLCEGRKKTFIRQVGDEGSILPPKLKEEILQSLKMRKESASLEELNKVVPEAFLPFFVKTVGHFAQHVVRSEPSKPGQFQKRSFCKALESKNTRHFVKKFVETQMFDLFIQEVEQRPATQEGFFERKIEEYQKKMRDKLKH, from the exons ATGAAGGCGGTGGCGACGGGGGGACGGCAGGACGGGTCTCCACATCGGA GTGCCTTCCTCGCAGGTGAGGAtgaagagcaggagagaggagggatgaAGAGACTCAGTACCATGTGGAGTTCTCTCCGTTTGAAGATGAACCGTGAAA AAATGCCCAAGGAGGCAGCGTTGCCGGAGGGGACGCAGCCGCTGGCCGTGGAGGACAGACCCAAGGACCAGCGCTACTCCAGCGGGCAGTTCTTTTTCGAGTACCTGGTGGTGGTCAGCCTCAAGAACACCAATGGTGGAGTGTATGAGCCCGTGATCTCCTACCAGTTCCCCAAG aggGATGGCATGGTGCGTTttcagagggaggaagaggagaagacgTTGAAGGCTATTACTCTGTTCTGCTTCCCTGAGGACATTAGCTGGGCTCCTCTGACTGAGTATCGCAG tGAGACGTTTTCTTTTGTTCTGACCGAGGTGGACGGGAGTCGGAGGAACGGTTACTGTCGACGGCTGCTG CCCCATGGTAATGGTGCTCGACCCCCGGAGGCATACTGCATCATCAGTAAGCTGGCCTGCTTTGGCCTTTTCTCTAAG ATCTTTGATGAGGTGGAGAAGCGACGGCAGATCTCCAAGGCGATGATCTACCCCTTCATGCAGAGTCTGAGAGAGGCACCCTTTCCTGCCCCAGGGAACACCGTCAAAATCAAGAGCTTCATCCCAGACTCTGGCACTGAG aTCATCAGTCTGACTAGGCCTACAGACTCTTGGCTGGAACACGTGGACTTCCGCACACTCTTCAGGTGTCTGTCGGACGAGGAGGTGCTGCAGGTGTTTGCTGCAACTGTGCTGGAACGAAGAATCATCTTTATTGCCGAAGAACTTGG GACGTTGTCCCAGGTGATCCACGCAGTCTCTGTTCTCCTTTATCCCTTCATCTGGCAGCACACCCTCATCTCCATCGTCCCCGAGATCCTCATCGACGTCGTCATGGCGCCCACACCATATCTGCTGGGTGTGCAGAAACGCCTTGCTGACCAGGTTACCGACCAAACTGATGTGAGTACTGAT CTGCTGGCTGTGGActtgtgtgaggggaggaagaaAACCTTCATCAGACAA GTTGGAGATGAGGGCTCCATTTTACCCCCTAAGCTCAAAGAGGAAATCCTCCAGTCTCTGAAGATGAGAAAGGAGTCAGCCA GCCTGGAGGAGCTGAACAAAGTGGTTCCTGAGGCATTCCTGCCATTCTTCGTGAAGACAGTCGGGCACTTTGCTCAGCACGTGGTGCGCTCTGAACCAAGCAAGCCGGGCCAGTTCCAGAAGAGGAGCTTCTGCAAGGCACTGGAGTCCAAAAACACGCGACACTTTGTCAAGAAGTTTGTGGAGACGCAAATGTTCGACCTCTTCATTCAGGAGGTAGAACAAAGGCCTGCCACTCAGGAAG GTTTTTTTGAGCGGAAGATTGAAGAATACCAGAAAAAGATGAGGGACAAACTGAAGCACTAG
- the dennd2da gene encoding DENN/MADD domain containing 2Da isoform X1: protein MSQRTWSLASKRLKSKRASEPSVPSDDVFRRTGRFFSSLREDRRRQRGTSDDGTCDDGKDKRHANKSEGAFLAGEDEEQERGGMKRLSTMWSSLRLKMNREKMPKEAALPEGTQPLAVEDRPKDQRYSSGQFFFEYLVVVSLKNTNGGVYEPVISYQFPKRDGMVRFQREEEEKTLKAITLFCFPEDISWAPLTEYRSETFSFVLTEVDGSRRNGYCRRLLPHGNGARPPEAYCIISKLACFGLFSKIFDEVEKRRQISKAMIYPFMQSLREAPFPAPGNTVKIKSFIPDSGTEIISLTRPTDSWLEHVDFRTLFRCLSDEEVLQVFAATVLERRIIFIAEELGTLSQVIHAVSVLLYPFIWQHTLISIVPEILIDVVMAPTPYLLGVQKRLADQVTDQTDVSTDLLAVDLCEGRKKTFIRQVGDEGSILPPKLKEEILQSLKMRKESASLEELNKVVPEAFLPFFVKTVGHFAQHVVRSEPSKPGQFQKRSFCKALESKNTRHFVKKFVETQMFDLFIQEVEQRPATQEGFFERKIEEYQKKMRDKLKH from the exons ATGTCCCAGCGTACCTGGAGTTTGGCCTCTAAACGCCTGAAGA GTAAGCGAGCTTCAGAGCCCTCTGTACCGAGTGATGATGTGTTCCGCAGAACGGGCCGGTTCTTCTCCTCTCTACGCGAGGACCGCAGGCGCC AAAGAGGGACTAGTGATGATGGCACCTGCGATGATGGAAAAGACAAGCGACATGCCAACAAATCTGAAG GTGCCTTCCTCGCAGGTGAGGAtgaagagcaggagagaggagggatgaAGAGACTCAGTACCATGTGGAGTTCTCTCCGTTTGAAGATGAACCGTGAAA AAATGCCCAAGGAGGCAGCGTTGCCGGAGGGGACGCAGCCGCTGGCCGTGGAGGACAGACCCAAGGACCAGCGCTACTCCAGCGGGCAGTTCTTTTTCGAGTACCTGGTGGTGGTCAGCCTCAAGAACACCAATGGTGGAGTGTATGAGCCCGTGATCTCCTACCAGTTCCCCAAG aggGATGGCATGGTGCGTTttcagagggaggaagaggagaagacgTTGAAGGCTATTACTCTGTTCTGCTTCCCTGAGGACATTAGCTGGGCTCCTCTGACTGAGTATCGCAG tGAGACGTTTTCTTTTGTTCTGACCGAGGTGGACGGGAGTCGGAGGAACGGTTACTGTCGACGGCTGCTG CCCCATGGTAATGGTGCTCGACCCCCGGAGGCATACTGCATCATCAGTAAGCTGGCCTGCTTTGGCCTTTTCTCTAAG ATCTTTGATGAGGTGGAGAAGCGACGGCAGATCTCCAAGGCGATGATCTACCCCTTCATGCAGAGTCTGAGAGAGGCACCCTTTCCTGCCCCAGGGAACACCGTCAAAATCAAGAGCTTCATCCCAGACTCTGGCACTGAG aTCATCAGTCTGACTAGGCCTACAGACTCTTGGCTGGAACACGTGGACTTCCGCACACTCTTCAGGTGTCTGTCGGACGAGGAGGTGCTGCAGGTGTTTGCTGCAACTGTGCTGGAACGAAGAATCATCTTTATTGCCGAAGAACTTGG GACGTTGTCCCAGGTGATCCACGCAGTCTCTGTTCTCCTTTATCCCTTCATCTGGCAGCACACCCTCATCTCCATCGTCCCCGAGATCCTCATCGACGTCGTCATGGCGCCCACACCATATCTGCTGGGTGTGCAGAAACGCCTTGCTGACCAGGTTACCGACCAAACTGATGTGAGTACTGAT CTGCTGGCTGTGGActtgtgtgaggggaggaagaaAACCTTCATCAGACAA GTTGGAGATGAGGGCTCCATTTTACCCCCTAAGCTCAAAGAGGAAATCCTCCAGTCTCTGAAGATGAGAAAGGAGTCAGCCA GCCTGGAGGAGCTGAACAAAGTGGTTCCTGAGGCATTCCTGCCATTCTTCGTGAAGACAGTCGGGCACTTTGCTCAGCACGTGGTGCGCTCTGAACCAAGCAAGCCGGGCCAGTTCCAGAAGAGGAGCTTCTGCAAGGCACTGGAGTCCAAAAACACGCGACACTTTGTCAAGAAGTTTGTGGAGACGCAAATGTTCGACCTCTTCATTCAGGAGGTAGAACAAAGGCCTGCCACTCAGGAAG GTTTTTTTGAGCGGAAGATTGAAGAATACCAGAAAAAGATGAGGGACAAACTGAAGCACTAG
- the dennd2da gene encoding DENN/MADD domain containing 2Da isoform X2 — protein MSQRTWSLASKRLKSKRASEPSVPSDDVFRRTGRFFSSLREDRRRQRGTSDDGTCDDGKDKRHANKSEGAFLAGEDEEQERGGMKRLSTMWSSLRLKMNREKMPKEAALPEGTQPLAVEDRPKDQRYSSGQFFFEYLVVVSLKNTNGGVYEPVISYQFPKRDGMVRFQREEEEKTLKAITLFCFPEDISWAPLTEYRSETFSFVLTEVDGSRRNGYCRRLLPHGNGARPPEAYCIISKLACFGLFSKIFDEVEKRRQISKAMIYPFMQSLREAPFPAPGNTVKIKSFIPDSGTEIISLTRPTDSWLEHVDFRTLFRCLSDEEVLQVFAATVLERRIIFIAEELGTLSQVIHAVSVLLYPFIWQHTLISIVPEILIDVVMAPTPYLLGVQKRLADQVTDQTDLLAVDLCEGRKKTFIRQVGDEGSILPPKLKEEILQSLKMRKESASLEELNKVVPEAFLPFFVKTVGHFAQHVVRSEPSKPGQFQKRSFCKALESKNTRHFVKKFVETQMFDLFIQEVEQRPATQEGFFERKIEEYQKKMRDKLKH, from the exons ATGTCCCAGCGTACCTGGAGTTTGGCCTCTAAACGCCTGAAGA GTAAGCGAGCTTCAGAGCCCTCTGTACCGAGTGATGATGTGTTCCGCAGAACGGGCCGGTTCTTCTCCTCTCTACGCGAGGACCGCAGGCGCC AAAGAGGGACTAGTGATGATGGCACCTGCGATGATGGAAAAGACAAGCGACATGCCAACAAATCTGAAG GTGCCTTCCTCGCAGGTGAGGAtgaagagcaggagagaggagggatgaAGAGACTCAGTACCATGTGGAGTTCTCTCCGTTTGAAGATGAACCGTGAAA AAATGCCCAAGGAGGCAGCGTTGCCGGAGGGGACGCAGCCGCTGGCCGTGGAGGACAGACCCAAGGACCAGCGCTACTCCAGCGGGCAGTTCTTTTTCGAGTACCTGGTGGTGGTCAGCCTCAAGAACACCAATGGTGGAGTGTATGAGCCCGTGATCTCCTACCAGTTCCCCAAG aggGATGGCATGGTGCGTTttcagagggaggaagaggagaagacgTTGAAGGCTATTACTCTGTTCTGCTTCCCTGAGGACATTAGCTGGGCTCCTCTGACTGAGTATCGCAG tGAGACGTTTTCTTTTGTTCTGACCGAGGTGGACGGGAGTCGGAGGAACGGTTACTGTCGACGGCTGCTG CCCCATGGTAATGGTGCTCGACCCCCGGAGGCATACTGCATCATCAGTAAGCTGGCCTGCTTTGGCCTTTTCTCTAAG ATCTTTGATGAGGTGGAGAAGCGACGGCAGATCTCCAAGGCGATGATCTACCCCTTCATGCAGAGTCTGAGAGAGGCACCCTTTCCTGCCCCAGGGAACACCGTCAAAATCAAGAGCTTCATCCCAGACTCTGGCACTGAG aTCATCAGTCTGACTAGGCCTACAGACTCTTGGCTGGAACACGTGGACTTCCGCACACTCTTCAGGTGTCTGTCGGACGAGGAGGTGCTGCAGGTGTTTGCTGCAACTGTGCTGGAACGAAGAATCATCTTTATTGCCGAAGAACTTGG GACGTTGTCCCAGGTGATCCACGCAGTCTCTGTTCTCCTTTATCCCTTCATCTGGCAGCACACCCTCATCTCCATCGTCCCCGAGATCCTCATCGACGTCGTCATGGCGCCCACACCATATCTGCTGGGTGTGCAGAAACGCCTTGCTGACCAGGTTACCGACCAAACTGAT CTGCTGGCTGTGGActtgtgtgaggggaggaagaaAACCTTCATCAGACAA GTTGGAGATGAGGGCTCCATTTTACCCCCTAAGCTCAAAGAGGAAATCCTCCAGTCTCTGAAGATGAGAAAGGAGTCAGCCA GCCTGGAGGAGCTGAACAAAGTGGTTCCTGAGGCATTCCTGCCATTCTTCGTGAAGACAGTCGGGCACTTTGCTCAGCACGTGGTGCGCTCTGAACCAAGCAAGCCGGGCCAGTTCCAGAAGAGGAGCTTCTGCAAGGCACTGGAGTCCAAAAACACGCGACACTTTGTCAAGAAGTTTGTGGAGACGCAAATGTTCGACCTCTTCATTCAGGAGGTAGAACAAAGGCCTGCCACTCAGGAAG GTTTTTTTGAGCGGAAGATTGAAGAATACCAGAAAAAGATGAGGGACAAACTGAAGCACTAG